A genomic stretch from Leishmania donovani BPK282A1 complete genome, chromosome 36 includes:
- a CDS encoding 40S ribosomal protein S24e yields the protein MRPSLIQCFPHPFTRQWPATSNPVTCECRQLYALVSVCCCVPNTHLLVLHESAHLNTNLITSMPKGPKYVDFAITPRTTPEDLCGFLVRAEMAATGPPFAASAGSGGVVGASTSEEVSASHASPGESLHEGFAPTAAPTSASQTRNQWSPLSRSTVAQRHAVVVCLHGIADASAAVQSALMDLLMFEQVRNHHRAVRVPTLRIVAFCSSRNYAILLPEPLRALFTLSTYVSTLASDSAVVLQTATATSSSIVNKRFMLEVMTASDGQSLLETVTLSGTVTRYLRHLLLVVRGSFAAGMSPGALALRRIPRWMTILKALAILFMPDEELLRSRVQQTRSTLLQSYSRVTSSTTFERTMNCATHRTATPVSRSMSPETQAAHQQPRGLQSVGSDERRQADHTTAATVEGSENSKSGGGDSAEIKSFSHVVVSPSDIACVLHCFVGHLMTMPREMVPSEEILSATSTMMGNAAGSGSLVEAYGRMLNAHRYGKAGLSLQDPAMWDAVAASWTLRNLHGIANPTTESVNGLDSSLISNGTYQNYSTTLRSLESVEATGEADPGLRRSHGTRYGGNPEQDALAASSHAPHEQYFQTLNNRPFFSVAEAWRWAATNKFGILDVASTPMLNYWEVREAMRATLLCRSAPAPG from the coding sequence ATGCGTCCTTCACTCATTCAGTGCTTTCCACACCCGTTCACCCGGCAATGGCCGGCGACCAGCAACCCGGTCACGTGTGAGTGCCGGCAGCTTTATGCGCTagtgtctgtgtgctgctgcgtgccgaACACGCATCTGCTCGTGCTCCACGAATCGGCTCACCTCAACACAAACCTCATCACATCGATGCCGAAGGGCCCCAAATACGTAGACTTCGCCATCACTCCGCGCACCACCCCAGAAGATTTGTGCGGCTTTCTTGTGAGGGCCGAAATGGCGGCAACGGGGCCTCCCTTCGCCGCGTcggctggcagcggcggtgtagTTGGTGCGTCGACTTCAGAGGAAGTCTCCGCCTCCCACGCGAGCCCGGGGGAGAGCCTTCACGAGGGGTTTGCTCCGACAGCCGCGCCCACCAGCGCCTCGCAAACCCGGAACCAGtggtcgccgctgtcgcgcagcacggtTGCACAGCGGCATGCAGTCGTAGTCTGCCTGCACGGCATTGCCGACGCATCCGCAGCAGTACAGTCGGCCCTCATGGACCTACTAATGTTTGAGCAGGTGCGAAACCATCATCGTGCCGTTCGAGTCCCGACCCTGCGCATCGTGGCCTTCTGCAGCAGTCGCAACTACGCGATTTTGCTGCCCGAGCCGCTGCGAGCGCTCTTCACACTCTCCACATACGTCTCCACGCTCGCTAGCGATAGTGCCGTAGTGCTGCAAACGGCGACTGCGACCTCTTCAAGCATTGTGAACAAGCGCTTCATGCTGGAGGTCATGACGGCGTCCGATGGGCAGTCGTTGCTGGAGACCGTCACACTGTCAGGTACTGTCACGCGCTACTTGCGGCACCTGCTACTGGTAGTCCGTGGCAGCTTTGCAGCGGGGATGTCGCCCGGCGCACTTGCACTTCGTCGCATTCCACGATGGATGACTATCTTGAAGGCGCTGGCTATCCTGTTCATGCCCGATGAGGAGCTGCTACGCTCTCGAGTGCAGCAGACCCGCTCAACCTTGCTGCAGTCTTACTCGAGGGTGACTTCGTCGACGACTTTCGAGCGAACGATGAACTGTGCAACGCACcggacggcgacgccggtgaGCCGCTCGATGTCACCCGAGACACAGGCGGCGCATCAGCAACCGAGAGGGTTGCAGTCTGTTGGGTCCGACGAACGGCGGCAGGCTGACCACACTACGGCCGCTACAGTGGAGGGCAGCGAGAACTCcaagagcggcggcggcgacagtgcgGAGATCAAATCTTTCAGCCATGTTGTGGTTTCGCCGTCGGATATagcgtgcgtgctgcactGCTTTGTGGGTCATTTGATGACGATGCCGCGGGAGATGGTGCCTAGTGAGGAGATCTTGTCTGCCACCAGCACCATGATGGGCAACGCTGCCGGCTCTGGTAGCCTCGTGGAGGCGTACGGGAGGATGCTGAACGCGCATCGGTATGGTAAGGCGGGGCTCTCACTCCAAGATCCGGCCATGTGggacgcggtggcggctaGCTGGACTCTCCGCAACCTGCACGGCATCGCAAACCCCACCACCGAGTCGGTCAACGGCCTCGACAGCTCCCTGATCAGTAACGGCACATATCAAAACTACAGCACGACCCTGCGCTCGCTGGAGAGCGTGGAGGCTACAGGCGAGGCGGACCCGGGTCTACGCCGCAGTCACGGGACGCGATACGGCGGCAATCCGGAGCAGGATGCATTAGCAGCCTCCTCGCACGCACCCCACGAGCAGTACTTCCAAACACTGAACAACCGGCCGTTCTTCTCAGTTGCGGAGGCGTGGAGGTGGGCTGCCACAAACAAGTTCGGCATCCTCGACGTGGCCTCCACCCCAATGCTAAATTACTGGGAGGTGCGAGAAGCGATGCGGGCGACGCTTCTGTGTCGCAGCGCTCCCGCCCCCGGGTAG
- a CDS encoding pre-mRNA splicing factor ATP-dependent RNA helicase, putative: MNVVDDTVAALGDDDAIAEQQNMSFLMKLQELYCKTVLYEQLEQMMGHPATQEESDGYLDDVEGLVKLYCSEREAAKKMVPQGEEADAAAQREEVTEQHILHSLSVAINGEAEADEQPDIPVSSIQQLYHVLHDCLTTDTVETGLAVGSLLLADDAKRSAEEAARLAYQQQQRHMHGGVDTASMNTSTAERKNAMKVSPEEMFRLAQHVRSGLADEAELLKLRSEDNEEEGGGAQDVELNDEEPRFLRNMGFSSMLHRRINYRAPLPSQQLRDARTPQHRQAILDRLAQRQQGDSSKLNSMEAVAQMQEKINMERRVIARKAQRTQQQFREYDFGATMGGRDDRSVLDEDRYGRRGGALESEEYSAQPTLLHSELNALPEEGGFRPQDMPTKLAPWMKHSFGRKPRFGLPETMQTIQEQRISLPIYAKKEALLNFVDAHRVTVLVGETGSGKTTQIPQYLAEHGYADRGMIACTQPRRVAAETLAMRVAEEYGCRLGEEVGYTVRFRDVTSSLTKIKYMTDGMLLREALLDDSFQRYSVIILDEAHERSISTDLLFAIVRQALRKNEVLKVMVTSATLETEKFCAYFGASEPFRIEGRTFPVETYYLTDPTTDYVRAALQTVMMIHLQEPPGDVLVFFTGQEEIELGGEQLFRWMEMLRRQVSTPLPDLMVLPLTATMPQEVQSKVFEPTPPGCRKVVLATNVAETSITIANLYYVVDSGFCKQNIFDAKHGIDQLKVMPVSQAQAKQRSGRAGRIGSGKCYRMYTEKQFTTDMVPETVPDIMRTSLFHVTLQLKAMGLDLLNLELMDCPPKGAIVSALEKLRYLEALDDDGLLTPLGSRMAQLSIDPSQSKTLLTAVDLGCSEPVLTIVSMLAVQKRGVFYRPRDQQDASDAARRQFMQPEGDQLTLMAVYDAWVENGMSEDWSKHNFLKHRMLVEARDTRDQLKEMLARRNQHISHENDTNLDEVRKSITAGYFFNAARRVDSHTRSYVTLSDRREVYVHPSSVLIDDPPKYVLYDDLRMTKREYMTELLAIEPKWLVELAPAFYARPKEGRLTKEQAAERFTPILKSWETGSSWRISRLKKQRR, encoded by the coding sequence ATGAACGTTGTCGACGACACTGTGGCGGCACtgggcgacgacgacgccatcgccgagcagcagaaCATGTCTTTCCTCATGAAACTGCAGGAACTGTACTGCAAGACGGTTCTTTacgagcagctggagcagaTGATGGGCCACCCCGCCACCCAAGAAGAGAGCGACGGCTACCTTGACGACGTGGAAGGGCTCGTCAAGCTCTACTGCTccgagagggaggcggcgaagaaaATGGTGCCGCAAGGTGAGgaggccgacgccgctgctcaaCGTGAGGAGGTGACGGAGCAGCACATCCTgcactctctctccgttGCTATCAACGGCGAGGCCGAGGCAGACGAGCAACCCGACATACCTGTGTCAAGCATTCAGCAGCTGTACCACGTCCTCCACGATTGCCTCACCACGGACACGGTAGAGACAGGGCTCGCTGTCGGGTCATTGCTGCTGGCCGATGATGCCAAACGTAGCGCTGAGGAGGCGGCTCGTCTTGCctatcagcagcagcagcgtcacatGCACGGCGGCGTTGACACGGCCAGCATGAACACCTCCACTGCGGAGCGCAAGAATGCCATGAAGGTCTCGCCAGAGGAGATGTTCCGCCTCGCCCAGCACGTCCGCAGCGGTCTTGCCGATGAAGCGGAGCTGCTCAAATTGCGCTCCGAGGACAACgaggaagaaggcggcggcgcgcaggaCGTGGAGCTGAACGACGAAGAACCTCGCTTCTTGCGCAACATGGGCTTCTCCTCGATGCTGCACCGTCGCATCAACTAccgtgcaccgctgccgtcgcagcagctccgtgacGCCCGCACGCCGCAGCATCGTCAAGCCATCTTGGACAGGCTCGCCCAGCGTCAGCAGGGCGACTCGTCAAAGCTGAACAGtatggaggcggtggcgcagatgcAGGAGAAGATAAATATGGAGCGCCGCGTCATTGCCCGCAAGGCGCAGCGTACCCAGCAGCAGTTCCGCGAGTACGACTTTGGGGCGACCATGGGCGGTCGCGATGATAGGTCGGTGCTCGACGAGGACCGCTACGGACGGAGAGGCGGGGCGCTTGAAAGCGAGGAGTACTCGGCACAGCCCACCCTTCTGCACTCGGAGCTGAACgcgctgccggaggagggcggcttCCGACCACAGGATATGCCGACGAAGCTGGCGCCGTGGATGAAACACAGCTTTGGACGCAAGCCGCGCTTTGGCCTGCCCGAGACTATGCAGACAATacaggagcagcgcatctCCCTCCCGATTTACGCGAAGAAGGAGGCTCTGCTGAACTTCGTAGATGCGCACAGGGTGACCGTACTTGTCGGAGAGacaggcagcggcaagacCACGCAGATTCCGCAGTACCTGGCGGAGCACGGGTACGCCGATCGAGGCATGATCGCCTGCACGCAGCCCcgccgtgtcgccgccgagACGCTTGCCATGCGCGTCGCTGAGGAGTACGGCTGCCGCCTTGGCGAGGAGGTCGGTTACACCGTTCGCTTCCGCGATGTCACCTCGTCTCTGACAAAGATAAAGTACATGACGGACGgtatgctgctgcgcgaagCGCTGCTGGACGACAGCTTCCAACGCTACAGCGTCATCATCCTCGACGAGGCTCACGAGCGATCCATCAGCACCGATCTGCTCTTCGCCATCGtgcggcaggcgctgcggaagAACGAGGTGCTGAAGGTGATGGTGACATCCGCCACCCTCGAGACGGAGAAGTTCTGCGCCTACTTTGGCGCCTCTGAGCCTTTTCGGATTGAGGGTCGCACGTTCCCCGTGGAGACGTACTACCTCACCGACCCCACCACCGACTACGTGCGAGCCGCCCTGCAGACGGTCATGATGATTCACCTGCAGGAGCCTCCAGGGGACGTCCTTGTCTTTTTCACTGGACAGGAAGAGATCGAGCTGGGCGGGGAGCAGCTGTTTCGCTGGATGGagatgctgcggcggcaggtgAGCACGCCGTTGCCTGACTTGATGGTGCTGCCTCTCACGGCCACCATGCCGCAGGAGGTGCAGTCGAAGGTGTTCGAGCCCACCCCACCCGGGTGCCGCAAGGTCGTACTGGCCACGAACGTCGCAGAGACATCGATCACTATTGCCAACCTCTACTACGTTGTTGACAGCGGCTTCTGCAAGCAGAACATCTTCGACGCCAAGCACGGCATCGATCAGCTTAAGGTGATGCCGGTTTCTCAAGCgcaggcgaagcagcgctccGGTCGTGCGGGGCGTATCGGGTCTGGAAAGTGCTACCGCATGTACACGGAGAAGCAGTTCACGACGGACATGGTGCCGGAGACGGTGCCAGACATTATGCGGACAAGCCTCTTCCACGTTACCCTGCAGCTGAAGGCCATGGGGCTCGATCTCCTTAACCTCGAGCTCATGGACTGCCCTCCGAAGGGGGCCATTGTGTCAGCGCTAGAGAAGCTGCGATACCTTGAGGcgctcgacgacgacggacTGCTGACCCCGCTAGGGAGCCGCATGGCGCAGCTGTCCATCGACCCCTCGCAGAGCAAAACGCTGCTCACTGCGGTGGACTTGGGTTGCAGCGAGCCGGTTCTCACAATTGTGTCGATGCTAGCAGTGCAGAAGCGTGGCGTCTTCTACCGCCCTCGAGATCAGCAAGATGCGTCTGACGCGGCGCGACGCCAGTTCATGCAACCGGAGGGTGATCAGCTCACACTCATGGCGGTCTATGACGCCTGGGTGGAGAACGGCATGTCCGAGGACTGGAGCAAGCACAACTTCCTGAAGCACCGCATGCTGGTCGAGGCGCGCGACACACGCGACCAGCTCAAGGAGatgctggcgcggcgcaaCCAGCACATATCACACGAGAATGACACAAACCTCGACGAGGTACGCAAGTCCATCACGGCCGGGTACTTCTTCAACGCGGCGAGGCGTGTCGACTCGCACACCCGCTCGTACGTCACACTGTCCGACAGGCGTGAGGTTTACGTGCACCCCTCCTCGGTGCTCATCGACGACCCACCCAAGTACGTTCTGTACGACGATCTCCGCATGACGAAGCGGGAGTAcatgacggagctgctggcgatcGAGCCGAAGTGGTTGGTGGAGCTGGCGCCAGCCTTTTACGCAAGACCGAAGGAAGGGCGTCTCACTAAGGAGCAAGCCGCTGAGCGGTTCACACCGATCCTAAAGTCGTGGGAAACAGGCAGCTCCTGGCGTATCTCACGTCtcaagaagcagcggcgttga